Proteins from a genomic interval of Ictalurus furcatus strain D&B chromosome 2, Billie_1.0, whole genome shotgun sequence:
- the gjb7 gene encoding connexin 28.8 produces the protein MNWSFLESILSGVNKYSTVIGRLWLSVLFIFRIMVFVAAAENVWKDESKDFVCNTQQPGCENVCFDRFFPVSQARLWALQLIMVSTPSLLVALHVAYREHREKKHGRKLYEDKGSIDGGLLCTYLLSLVLKTTFEVGTLLIFYFMYSGFEVPRMYRCTESPCPNTVDCYISKATEKKIFLYIMGCTSALCVVLNLAEMIYILSKQCWKSFSKRYVPVQQKRTCGCYAHSTSALTLGSAGPKHVPSVSKEDRVRVQPSQAVKELPT, from the coding sequence ATGAACTGGTCTTTCCTGGAGAGCATCCTGAGTGGCGTGAATAAATACTCCACTGTGATTGGTCGGCTTTGGCTCTCCGTGCTCTTCATCTTCCGCATCATGGTGTTCGTGGCCGCTGCAGAAAACGTCTGGAAAGACGAGTCGAAGGATTTCGTGTGTAACACTCAGCAGCCCGGCTGCGAGAACGTCTGCTTCGACCGGTTCTTCCCCGTGTCTCAGGCGCGGCTGTGGGCTCTGCAGCTCATCATGGTGTCCACGCCGTCCCTGCTGGTGGCCCTGCACGTGGCGTATCGCGAGCACCGCGAGAAAAAACACGGCCGCAAACTTTACGAAGATAAAGGCAGTATCGACGGTGGTCTGCTGTGCACGTACCTCCTCAGCCTGGTCCTGAAGACGACCTTCGAGGTGGGCACGCTGCTCATCTTCTACTTCATGTATAGCGGATTCGAGGTTCCTCGGATGTACCGGTGCACGGAGAGCCCCTGTCCCAACACGGTGGACTGCTACATCTCCAAAGCCACAGAGAAGAAGATCTTCCTCTACATCATGGGCTGCACATCTGCCCTGTGCGTGGTCCTGAACTTGGCAGAGATGATCTACATCCTGTCCAAGCAGTGCTGGAAGAGTTTCAGTAAGAGATACGTCCCGGTCCAACAGAAGAGAACGTGTGGATGCTACGCCCACTCCACGTCCGCACTCACTCTCGGTTCGGCCGGACCCAAACACGTTCCGTCCGTGAGCAAAGAGGACAGGGTTCGGGTCCAGCCATCGCAAGCTGTGAAGGAACTTCCCACCTGA
- the smim8 gene encoding small integral membrane protein 8 produces the protein MSPSENDSKVPGLRGVRTTSLFRAVNPELFIKPNKPMMAFGLVTVTLCVGYLGYLHAVKENSRELYEAVDSEGERYMRRKTSKWD, from the exons ATGTCACCTTCAGAGAACGACAGTAAAGTACCCGGATTGAGAGGAGTCAGAACTACGTCACTGTTCCGCGCGGTCAACCCGGAACTCTTCATCAAACCT AATAAACCGATGATGGCGTTCGGCCTGGTCACCGTCACGCTGTGTGTGGGGTATCTCGGCTATCTGCACGCTGTGAAGGAGAACTCTCGGGAGCTTTATGAGGCCGTGGACAGCGAGGGTGAGAGATACATGCGCAGAAAAACCTCCAAGTGGGACTGA